The Limanda limanda chromosome 13, fLimLim1.1, whole genome shotgun sequence genome has a window encoding:
- the psma8 gene encoding proteasome subunit alpha-type 8, producing the protein MAARYDRAITVFSPDGHLFQVEYAQEAVKKGSTAVGIRGKDIVVLGVEKKSVAKLQEERTVRKICALDEHVCMAFAGLTADARIVINRARVECQSHRLTVEDPVTVEYITRYIATLKQRYTQSNGRRPFGISALIVGFDDDGTPRLYQTDPSGTYHAWKANAIGRSAKTVREFLEKNYTDEAIAGDNETIKLAIKALLEVVQSGGKNIELAIIRRNQPLKILESKEIETLVAEIEKEKEEEAEKKKQKKST; encoded by the exons ATGGCGGCACGATACGACAGAGCTATCACTGTCTTCTCTCCCGACGGCCACCTCTTCCAAGTGGAGTACGCACAAGAAGCCGTAAAGAAGGGCTCCACTGCG gttggaATTAGAGGCAAAGACATTGTGGTCCTCGGCGttgagaagaaatctgtggcaAAGTTGCAGGAAGAAAGGACTGTCCGCAAGATATGCGCCCTGGATGAGCACGTCTGCATGGCCTTTGCAG GTCTGACAGCAGATGCCCGTATTGTGATAAACAGAGCTCGGGTTGAGTGCCAGAGCCACAGGCTAACTGTTGAGGACCCAGTCACAGTGGAATACATCACACGCTACATAGCCACACTGAAACAG CGCTACACTCAAAGCAATGGCCGCAGGCCCTTTGGCATCTCTGCGTTAATTGTTGGCTTTGACGACGATGGAACTCCCCGGCTGTATCAGACAGACCCATCCGGAACCTACCATGCCTGGAAG GCAAACGCAATTGGCCGTAGCGCAAAAACTGTGAGGGAGTTCTTGGAGAAGAATTATACAGATGAAGCCATTGCTGGGGACAACGAGACGATCAAGTTGGCAATCAAAGCTTTGCTGGAG GTTGTCCAGTCAGGAGGAAAGAATATTGAACTTGCTATCATCAGACGGAATCAGCCACTGAAG ATCTTGGAATCCAAGGAAATTGAGACCCTGGTGGCAGAGATTgagaaggaaaaagaggaagaggccgagaagaagaagcagaaaaaatCCACCTGA